The following proteins are co-located in the Enoplosus armatus isolate fEnoArm2 chromosome 10, fEnoArm2.hap1, whole genome shotgun sequence genome:
- the LOC139291828 gene encoding tumor necrosis factor receptor superfamily member EDAR-like, whose protein sequence is MDTLPKESCLYAALLMVWCGLVKSEPSCDQTEFLHLNGTCVACPVCGPGEELSEDCGFGDGGEGVCILCEEGRFSADTGVAPCMRCTQCKLLNRLEKTACSPFSDAQCGQCFPGYYELRSMTGEVELLCVPCYNHVHKECLLLTAPGSEAESAVTVPMGNFKEPEEKRVKEETFSMVLTGSATASSFFLIALLLWAFLLTAERFKQVPEYCPGPEGLLSAADLQYTPLSSPTERAAEQSEAPSHTLVPAQDPLRGLNSLSHENEVHPTSIVINVTTNIKPSSQKEENVAQDEQQSSCYSMEEMEKKLQTIWEVAQGQSIEMLDYDSVQDLSLLLDSADNRNILRRLGRSLGVPPQVIAHLQSFQDLFQYLRTSTYTLLPQLAQAAALLPNPEAVARIHNAVVNK, encoded by the exons ATGGACACTTTGCCAAAGGAGTCTTGTCTCTATGCTGCTCTGCTCATG GTTTGGTGTGGGCTGGTGAAATCCGAGCCCAGCTGTGATCAGACAGAGTTCTTACACCTTAATGGCACTTGTGTTGCATGTCCTGTGTGTGGGCCAGGAGAGGAGCTCTCAGAG GACTGTGGTTTTGGAGATGGTGGTGAAGGTGTCTGTATTCTGTGTGAAGAAGGGAGGTTCAGCGCAGATACAGGTGTCGCTCCCTGCATGCGATGCACCCAGTGCAAGCTGCTGAACCGCCTGGAGAAGACAGCGTGCTCACCCTTTAGCGATGCCCAGTGTGGTCAGTGCTTCCCCGG GTATTATGAACTCAGGAGCATGACAGGGGAGgtggagctgctctgtgtgccTTGTTACAACCATGTCCATAAAGAGTGTTTGCTTTTGACAGCTCCAGGCTCTGAAGCAG AGAGTGCCGTCACTGTGCCCATGGGAAATTTCAAAGAACCTGAGGAGAAGA GAGtaaaagaagaaacattttcaatggTCCTGACTGGTTCAGCAACAGCTTCCTCGTTTTTCCTCATTGCTCTGCTGCTTTGGGCTTTCCTTCTGACTGCTGAGAGATTCA AGCAGGTTCCTGAGTACTGTCCTGGGCCTGAAGGACTACTGTCTGCAGCAGACCTCCAGTACACACCTTTGTCCAGCCCCACAGAGAGGGCAGCAGAACAATCAGAGGCCCCTTCACATACACTTGTTCCAGCTCAAGACCCCCTGAG AGGCCTAAACTCACTGAGCCATGAGAATGAGGTGCATCCTACTTCTATTGTGATTAACGTCACCACCAACATTAAGCCCTCCAGTCAGAAAGAGGAGAACGTCGCACAGGACGAACAGCAAAGCAGCTGCTATTCAATGGAGGAG ATGGAGAAAAAACTGCAGACAATATGGGAGGTGGCTCAGG GTCAGAGTATTGAGATGCTCGACTATGACTCAGTCCAGGACTTGTCCCTGCTACTCGACTCTGCTGACAACAGGAACATTTTGAGGAGACTGGGGCGGTCTTTGGGTGTCCCACCTCAGGTCATCGCTCATCTCCAAAGCTTCCAGGACCTTTTTCAGTACCTGCGCACCTCCACCTACACACTGCTGCCCCAGCTGGCCCAGGCTGCTGCACTCTTGCCTAATCCTGAAGCTGTTGCCAGGATACACAACGCTGTGGTGAACAAATGA